In Solanum lycopersicum chromosome 5, SLM_r2.1, the following are encoded in one genomic region:
- the LOC138348822 gene encoding uncharacterized protein produces the protein MAPAELKELKEQLKDLLDKGFTRPSISPWGALVLFVKKKDGSLKMYIDYRQLNKLVKDVHRLDLLGVRLMIISDSGVTVSNGEESSLVVEIKEKQDNDPILLELMGAVYNQRLEVFSQGEDGVLRYQGGLCVPNVGELRKHILEEDHTSRFSIHPGATKMYRDLQNLYWWNGMKRDIENFVSESALIGLDSVVYAMEKVQDSVIYYMEKVQDSVIYYMEKLQLIKDRLKQPEVIRNLMQMVGKVAYELQLPAELVALFPVFHFSLLKNCVGDPPSVVPLKSVVVKNIMYYEDVPVENLHLQVRRSRNKEVISVKVLWRSQSVKGATWEAEAVMNAKYPHLFPSDSTPTLGNSSSSVFQLFMCEFSFRIMFPRFVIAFSAYLHVLGTECS, from the exons atggctccagcagagctcAAGGagttgaaagagcagttgaaagaccttctagacaAGGGCTTCACCAGACCTAGTATATCACCATGGGGTGCGctagtgttgtttgtaaagaagaaagatggttctctcaaaatgtacattgactatagacaactgaacaag ctagtgaaggatgttcacaggcttgatCTCTtaggagttcgccttatgatcATATCAGACAGTGGTGTAACAGTCTCGAATGGGGaagaatcttctttggtagtggaaattaaggaaaagcaagacaatgatccaatcttgcttgaacttatgGGTGCAGTCTACAATCAGAGactggaggttttctcccaaggggaagacggtgtacttcgctaccaaggTGGATTATGTGTTCCTAATGTGGGCGAGTTGAGAAAGCATATCCTTGAAGAGGACCATACCTCCAGAttttctattcatccaggtgccacaaagatgtaccgcgatcttCAGAAcctctattggtggaatggaatgaagagagatatagaaaactttgtga GTGAATCAGCTTTGATAGGGCTAGATTCAGTcgtttatgctatggagaaagtgcaagaTTCAGTCATTTATtatatggagaaagtgcaagaTTCAGTCATTTATTATATGGAGAAATTGCAACTCATTAAAGATAGACTTAAACAGCCCGAAGTCattagaaatcttatgcagat ggttggcaaggtggcatatgagttacagttgccagcagaattagTAGCACTTTTTCCGGTCTTCCActtctcactcttgaagaactgTGTGGGTGATCCACCCTCTGTAGTGCCATTAAAGAGTGTGGTGGTGAAGAATATTATGtattatgaggatgtaccagttgagaatCTTCACCTTCAGGTTAGAAGGTcgagaaataaagaagtcatTTCAGtgaaggttttgtggaggagtcagtctgtaaagggagctacttgggaagcagaagcagtcATGAatgccaagtatcctcacctctttccttcggATTCCACTCCAACTttaggtaatagttcctcttcagttttccagTTATTCATGTGTGaattcagttttagaatcatgttccctcggTTTGTAATTGCATTTTcagcgtatttgcatgttctcgGAACTGAATGCAGTTAG